One segment of Cervus canadensis isolate Bull #8, Minnesota chromosome 32, ASM1932006v1, whole genome shotgun sequence DNA contains the following:
- the ANKS4B gene encoding ankyrin repeat and SAM domain-containing protein 4B, with protein sequence MSTRYHQAASDSYLELLKEATKRDLNLSDEDGMTPTLLAAYHGNLEALEIICSRGGDPNKCDIWGNTPLHYAASNGHAHCVSFLINFGANIFALDNDLQSPLDAAASREQNECVALLDKAATSQNIMNPKKVTRQKEQAQKNVKKQIKECERLQEKHQNKMARTYSKEESGTLSSSKGTFSRSPLSNASASNTFGSLSKGIKDTLKLKFKKNKDTAEQLGHESKSGQKNVMEVFREDEEDEFSGDFIEKLQLSAEGDSCMQHESILNRPGLGNVVFGRNRIFSPEDISDSRRELGFTMPSELLQRQGEAEADEEGEENNHEDDLPWDEDEVDWEEDVVDATPLEVFLQSHYLEEFLPIFMREQIDLEALLLCSDEDLQSIQMQLGPRKKVLNAINRRKQVLQQPGQLVDTNL encoded by the exons ATGTCCACTCGCTATCACCAAGCTGCTAGTGATAGCTACCTGGAACTTCTGAAGGAGGCCACCAAGAGAGATCTGAATCTTTCTGATGAAGATGGCATGACCCCCACACTCCTAGCAGCCTACCATGGGAACTTGGAAGCCCTAGAAATAATCTGCAGCAGAGG AGGGGATCCTAATAAATGTGACATCTGGGGAAATACTCCTTTACATTATGCAGCCTCCAATGGTCATGCCCACTGCGTCTCGTTCCTGATCAACTTTGGTGCCAACATCTTTGCTCTGGACAATGACTTACAGTCTCCGCTGGATGCTGCTGCCAGCAGAGAGCAGAATGAATGTGTCGCTCTTCTGGATAAGGCTGCCACCTCCCAGAACATCATGAACCCCAAGAAAGTCaccaggcagaaggagcaggctCAGAAGAATGTCAAGAAGCAGATCAAAGAGTGTGAAAGGCTCCAGGAGAAGCACCAAAATAAGATGGCCCGCACATACAGCAAGGAGGAATCTGGGACCCTTTCTTCTTCCAAGGGAACTTTCTCTAGGTCACCCCTTTCAAATGCTTCTGCTTCTAATACATTTGGGTCACTGTCTAAGGGTATTAAAGATACCCTGAAGCTTAAGTTCAAGAAGAACAAAGATACAGCAGAGCAGTTAGGGCATGAGAgcaaaagtgggcagaagaatgTGATGGAAGTGTTCAGAGAGGATGAGGAAGACGAATTCTCAGGGGACTTCATAGAGAAGCTCCAGTTATCTGCAGAGGGGGACAGCTGTATGCAACACGAATCCATTCTCAACCGTCCAGGTCTAGGAAATGTTGTTTTTGGAAGGAATAGAATATTCAGCCCTGAAGACATCTCAGACAGCAGGAGGGAGCTGGGGTTTACAATGCCGAGTGAATTGCTTCAGAGACAAGGAGAAGCTGAGGCTGatgaagagggagaggaaaacaACCATGAAGATGATCTGCCTTGGGATGAGGATGAAGTGGACTGGGAGGAAGATGTGGTTGACGCTACTCCCCTGGAAGTGTTCTTGCAGTCCCACTACTTGGAAGAATTCCTTCCTATTTTCATGAGAGAGCAGATTGATCTGGAAGCTCTGCTGCTTTGCTCTGATGAGGACCTTCAGAGCATCCAAATGCAGCTTGGTCCCAGGAAGAAAGTTCTTAATGCCATAAATAGAAGGAAGCAGGTGCTACAACAGCCTGGGCAGTTGGTTGACACCAATCTCTGA